The following coding sequences are from one Bradyrhizobium sp. 200 window:
- a CDS encoding alpha/beta family hydrolase, with protein sequence MTAVSAQSLRIEIGPGEAVSALLIRPPEARACYVFAHGAGAGMTHASMETVAADLGKRGIATLRYQFSYMEKGSKRPDAPAVAHATVRAAVAEAGRCCPSLPLIAGGRSFGGRMTSQAQALSPLPGVRALAFLGFPLHPAGKPSSDRAKHLADVKIPMLFLQGTRDALAELRLLEPVVNGLGSRATLHLLEGADHSFHVLKSSGRNDREVMDEALDAFAAWVDGIAG encoded by the coding sequence ATGACAGCCGTTAGCGCGCAATCGCTCCGAATTGAGATCGGCCCGGGTGAGGCGGTTTCCGCGCTGCTGATCCGGCCGCCGGAGGCGCGCGCGTGTTATGTGTTCGCGCACGGCGCAGGCGCTGGCATGACCCATGCGTCGATGGAGACCGTTGCGGCCGATCTCGGCAAGCGCGGCATTGCGACGCTGCGCTATCAGTTTTCCTACATGGAGAAAGGCAGCAAGCGGCCCGATGCGCCGGCGGTGGCGCATGCTACGGTTCGCGCCGCCGTGGCGGAAGCCGGACGATGCTGCCCCTCGCTGCCGCTGATTGCGGGGGGCCGATCGTTCGGCGGGCGGATGACGTCGCAGGCGCAGGCGCTTTCTCCCTTGCCCGGCGTTCGCGCGTTGGCGTTCCTCGGTTTTCCGCTGCATCCGGCCGGAAAACCCTCCAGTGACCGCGCCAAGCATCTCGCCGATGTCAAAATTCCGATGCTGTTCCTGCAGGGCACGCGTGATGCGCTCGCCGAATTGCGCCTGCTCGAGCCTGTCGTCAATGGTCTGGGATCGCGGGCGACGCTGCATTTGCTTGAGGGCGCCGATCATTCCTTCCATGTGCTGAAGAGCTCGGGGCGGAATGATCGTGAGGTGATGGACGAGGCGCTGGACGCGTTCGCGGCGTGGGTTGATGGCATCGCAGGCTAA
- a CDS encoding aspartate/glutamate racemase family protein, translated as MAKILIVNPNTTASMTETIGAAARAVAAPGTEISAVTSAMGPVSIEGYYDEAFAVPGLIQALMNAPDADAAIVACFDDTGLDAARTAARFPVVGICEAALVTAGQIAKRIAVVTTLPRSIVPLEELVRRYGYAERVQVTACDVAVLDLEKPGSGAEQKLEAEISRALDKGAEAIVLGCAGMADLAEKLSRKFDVPVVDGVAAAVKQAEALAGLKLTTSRRGSYASPGAKAYTGLLQPFAPKTSG; from the coding sequence ATGGCAAAAATCCTGATTGTTAATCCGAATACGACTGCCTCGATGACCGAAACAATCGGCGCTGCTGCGCGCGCCGTCGCCGCGCCTGGCACCGAAATATCCGCCGTCACCTCGGCGATGGGACCGGTCTCGATCGAGGGCTATTACGACGAGGCGTTCGCCGTGCCGGGCCTGATCCAGGCGCTGATGAATGCGCCGGATGCCGATGCCGCGATTGTCGCGTGCTTCGACGATACCGGGCTCGACGCCGCACGTACCGCCGCGCGCTTCCCGGTGGTCGGCATCTGCGAGGCGGCGCTGGTGACGGCCGGCCAGATTGCGAAACGCATCGCCGTCGTCACCACGCTGCCGCGCTCGATCGTGCCGCTCGAGGAGCTGGTACGCCGCTATGGTTATGCCGAGAGGGTGCAGGTTACCGCCTGCGACGTGGCGGTGCTCGATCTTGAAAAGCCCGGCTCGGGCGCAGAGCAGAAGCTTGAAGCCGAGATTTCCCGCGCGCTCGACAAGGGCGCGGAGGCCATCGTGCTGGGCTGCGCGGGCATGGCCGATCTCGCCGAGAAACTGTCGCGAAAATTCGACGTTCCAGTCGTCGACGGTGTGGCGGCGGCGGTGAAGCAGGCCGAGGCGCTGGCCGGCCTGAAGCTCACGACGTCGCGCCGCGGTTCCTATGCCTCGCCGGGCGCGAAGGCTTACACCGGGTTGCTGCAGCCGTTTGCGCCAAAAACCTCAGGCTGA
- a CDS encoding SDR family oxidoreductase yields the protein MHVKGKVCVVTGAASGIGEAVARLYAEAGARGVVVADLKTSRDKLAKVAGDIDGLPITADVGLEEDIKALIAAAEDKYGPVDVFFSNAGLSRKGQETASDADWDVSWRVHVMSHVFAARALVPGMLARGSGYLLNTASAAGLLASLNSMPYGVTKNAAVALAEHLAIQYGDRGIRVSVLCPQSVQTGMTTPGPSAARVDGVLQPPEVARMVIEAMAEERFLILSHPQVAEYMQRKASNRDRWLTGMRRLRDKIYGAPQSA from the coding sequence ATGCATGTCAAAGGCAAGGTCTGTGTCGTCACGGGAGCCGCGAGCGGCATCGGCGAAGCGGTGGCGCGCCTCTATGCGGAGGCCGGTGCGCGCGGCGTCGTCGTCGCCGACCTCAAGACCTCGCGCGACAAGCTGGCGAAGGTCGCCGGCGACATCGACGGATTGCCGATTACGGCCGATGTCGGGCTGGAGGAAGACATCAAGGCGCTGATCGCCGCGGCCGAAGACAAATATGGTCCGGTCGACGTGTTCTTCTCCAACGCCGGCCTCTCGCGCAAGGGACAGGAAACCGCCTCCGACGCCGATTGGGACGTGAGCTGGCGCGTCCATGTCATGAGCCATGTGTTCGCGGCGCGTGCGCTGGTGCCCGGCATGCTCGCGCGCGGCTCCGGCTATCTCCTCAACACCGCTTCCGCGGCCGGCCTCTTGGCTTCGCTGAACTCGATGCCTTACGGCGTGACGAAAAATGCGGCGGTGGCGCTCGCCGAACATCTCGCCATTCAATATGGCGACCGCGGCATCCGTGTTTCCGTGCTGTGCCCGCAATCGGTGCAAACCGGCATGACGACGCCCGGCCCCAGCGCGGCGCGGGTCGACGGCGTGCTGCAGCCGCCGGAAGTGGCGCGCATGGTGATCGAGGCGATGGCGGAAGAACGCTTTCTCATCCTGTCGCACCCGCAGGTCGCCGAATACATGCAGCGCAAGGCTTCCAACCGCGACCGCTGGCTCACCGGCATGCGCCGGCTGCGCGACAAGATCTACGGCGCGCCGCAATCAGCCTGA
- the bioB gene encoding biotin synthase BioB, translated as MLEVRDEQAVTAPLADAPEWTSGAAWSLYRLPFNDLLFKAQTIHRRHFDPNRVQLSKLLNIKTGGCPEDCGYCSQSSHHSTGLAASKLMEIEKVVAEARKAKAGGATRYCMGAAWRNPKPRDMDAIVEMVGAVKALGLETCMTLGMLDRDQSERLSAAGLDYYNHNIDTSARYYPQVISTRTFADRLDTLENVRQSGMKVCCGGILGMGEGETDRVEMLVTLANLPEPPESVPINMLIPIAGTPLAEAEPIAPIEFVRIVALARIMMPQSYVRLSAGRSAMTDEMQALCFFAGANSIFVGDTLLTAGNPEDEADRKLFQRLGLQAL; from the coding sequence ATGCTCGAAGTGCGGGATGAACAGGCTGTGACGGCGCCGCTTGCGGACGCTCCGGAGTGGACGAGCGGGGCGGCATGGTCGCTCTACCGGCTGCCGTTCAACGATCTCTTGTTCAAGGCGCAAACCATTCACCGCCGGCATTTTGATCCCAACCGCGTGCAACTCAGCAAGCTGCTCAATATCAAGACCGGCGGCTGCCCGGAAGATTGCGGCTATTGCAGCCAGTCCTCGCATCATTCGACGGGTCTTGCCGCCTCGAAGCTGATGGAGATCGAAAAGGTCGTCGCCGAGGCGCGTAAAGCCAAGGCCGGTGGCGCAACGCGCTATTGCATGGGCGCGGCCTGGCGCAACCCGAAGCCGCGCGACATGGATGCCATCGTTGAAATGGTTGGCGCGGTGAAGGCGCTCGGGCTCGAGACCTGCATGACGCTGGGCATGCTGGACCGCGATCAGTCGGAGCGCCTCAGCGCGGCGGGGCTCGACTACTACAACCACAATATCGATACGTCGGCGCGCTATTACCCGCAGGTGATTTCGACGCGGACGTTTGCCGATCGTCTCGACACGCTGGAGAATGTCCGGCAATCCGGCATGAAGGTATGTTGCGGCGGCATCCTCGGCATGGGCGAGGGAGAGACAGACCGGGTCGAGATGCTGGTCACGCTCGCGAACCTGCCGGAGCCGCCAGAAAGCGTGCCGATCAACATGCTGATTCCGATCGCCGGCACGCCGCTCGCCGAGGCGGAGCCGATCGCGCCAATCGAATTTGTCCGGATCGTTGCGCTGGCGCGCATCATGATGCCGCAATCATATGTCCGCCTGTCGGCGGGCCGCTCGGCCATGACCGACGAGATGCAGGCGCTCTGCTTCTTTGCAGGGGCGAATTCGATCTTCGTCGGCGACACCTTGCTGACGGCCGGCAATCCCGAGGACGAGGCCGACCGCAAGCTGTTCCAGCGGCTGGGGCTGCAGGCACTCTGA
- a CDS encoding 2-dehydropantoate 2-reductase — protein sequence MRICVFGAGAVGSHFAVRLALAGHDVSCVMRGAHLDAVNANGLTLRVGNGEFKAKVKASSDPAALGSQDAVICTLKATSLPSLAGGLQPLLDKNTAVVFAQNGIPWWYDIGLSTTHPPVPDLAFLDPGGRLRAAIPKQFIVGGVVFSSNEVVAPGVVANLSPERNRLLIGECDDRASERVAKLRAALNEASIESAEVTQIRETIWSKLLTNMSMSVLCLLTGQTARAVRDDPDLAEIVPRLLDEANSVAQSCFPEVKRVTRSGPAPDHKPSILQDYELGRVLVRAPAAFAGAAGLSTPMLDMMAALAIRQARDKGLYQG from the coding sequence ATGCGGATTTGCGTTTTCGGTGCGGGCGCCGTCGGCAGCCATTTTGCCGTGCGGCTCGCACTGGCAGGACATGACGTTTCCTGCGTAATGCGGGGTGCGCATCTGGATGCCGTGAACGCCAACGGGCTGACGCTGCGTGTTGGAAATGGCGAGTTCAAGGCGAAGGTGAAAGCGTCCAGCGATCCAGCCGCGCTGGGCTCGCAGGACGCTGTGATCTGCACGCTGAAGGCGACTAGCCTTCCCAGTCTCGCCGGCGGGCTGCAGCCGCTGCTCGACAAGAATACCGCCGTCGTGTTCGCGCAGAACGGCATTCCCTGGTGGTACGATATCGGGCTTTCAACAACGCATCCGCCGGTGCCGGATCTGGCCTTCCTCGATCCCGGCGGACGCCTGCGTGCGGCCATCCCTAAACAGTTCATTGTCGGCGGCGTGGTGTTTTCGTCCAACGAAGTCGTTGCGCCGGGCGTGGTCGCAAACCTTTCGCCAGAGCGCAACCGGCTCCTGATCGGCGAATGCGACGACCGCGCCAGCGAGCGGGTCGCGAAACTGCGTGCGGCGCTGAACGAAGCTTCGATCGAGTCGGCCGAGGTCACGCAGATCCGGGAGACGATCTGGTCGAAACTCCTGACCAACATGTCGATGTCGGTGCTTTGCCTGCTGACCGGACAGACCGCGCGCGCCGTGCGCGACGATCCTGATCTCGCCGAAATCGTGCCGCGCCTGCTCGACGAGGCCAACAGCGTGGCGCAGAGCTGCTTCCCCGAAGTCAAGCGCGTCACGCGCTCCGGCCCCGCGCCGGACCACAAGCCTTCAATCCTGCAGGATTACGAACTCGGCCGCGTGCTGGTCCGCGCCCCTGCCGCATTCGCGGGCGCAGCAGGACTATCGACGCCGATGCTCGACATGATGGCGGCACTCGCCATCCGCCAGGCGCGCGACAAGGGCCTCTATCAGGGCTGA
- a CDS encoding Spy/CpxP family protein refolding chaperone produces the protein MSKITLGIAALVFATALCVADFAIAKGGHGGGHGGGRGGGHHGGGHRGGGHGHGHHFGGRHHGGGHFHGRAAHFRSFSGHRSFSARRSFSAQRMNFAGGGRALNSRALARSYRHAAALHRPAVRASVTAGAALAGWQYGRSRGGGWWRHGNGGYGWVGPLFWPFAYFDIYDYALWGPRVGAPFWYYGYDDIYAGLFGPYDYQGLAGYLPPRGSPDAGPDRLALLCGEDSREIAGLPIDLIAQAIDPTEAQRAALDDLANASVTSAQKIKAACPATIALTASGRLASMQQRIEAMIAGVATVQPALDKLYGLLTDEQKARLNAVAEDQERKTERRSNRSLARPCEVTQSSSLQWPAEEIESRLHPTDTQRTGLTALQNASAKASDMLATSCRIDEVATPSARLAAVGKRLGVMLEAVKLVRTALDDFYALLSDEQKAQFEAIGPRQTSRRTSVADRADMMQRRSRR, from the coding sequence ATGTCAAAGATCACATTGGGAATTGCCGCCCTTGTCTTCGCAACGGCGCTGTGTGTGGCGGACTTTGCGATCGCGAAAGGTGGTCATGGCGGCGGCCACGGCGGTGGTCGCGGCGGCGGTCATCATGGCGGCGGCCATCGTGGTGGCGGCCATGGTCACGGCCACCATTTCGGCGGCCGGCATCACGGCGGCGGCCATTTTCACGGCAGGGCGGCGCATTTCCGTTCGTTCTCCGGCCATCGTTCATTCTCGGCTCGCCGTTCGTTCTCTGCGCAACGCATGAACTTCGCGGGCGGCGGCCGGGCGCTAAACTCGCGCGCACTCGCCCGCAGCTATCGCCATGCCGCAGCGCTGCATCGTCCCGCGGTACGGGCCAGCGTTACCGCGGGCGCGGCGCTTGCCGGGTGGCAATACGGACGCTCCAGAGGTGGCGGCTGGTGGCGCCATGGCAATGGCGGGTACGGCTGGGTCGGACCCCTGTTCTGGCCGTTCGCCTATTTCGACATCTACGACTACGCGCTGTGGGGACCGCGCGTCGGCGCACCGTTCTGGTACTACGGCTATGACGACATTTATGCCGGCCTGTTCGGTCCCTACGATTATCAGGGTCTTGCAGGCTACCTGCCGCCGCGCGGTTCTCCGGACGCCGGGCCGGACCGGCTCGCGCTGTTATGCGGCGAGGACAGCCGCGAAATCGCCGGCCTGCCGATCGACCTGATCGCGCAGGCGATCGACCCGACCGAAGCGCAACGCGCGGCCCTCGACGATCTCGCCAACGCATCGGTGACGTCAGCGCAGAAGATCAAGGCGGCGTGTCCGGCCACGATCGCGCTGACGGCATCCGGCCGGCTTGCCTCGATGCAGCAACGCATCGAGGCGATGATAGCAGGTGTCGCGACCGTGCAGCCGGCGCTGGACAAGCTCTACGGTCTGCTGACCGACGAGCAGAAAGCTCGGCTGAACGCGGTCGCCGAAGATCAGGAAAGGAAGACCGAGCGGCGCAGTAACAGGTCGTTGGCCCGGCCCTGTGAGGTTACGCAATCCTCGAGCTTGCAATGGCCGGCCGAGGAGATCGAGTCGCGGCTGCATCCGACCGATACGCAACGCACCGGCCTTACCGCCCTGCAGAACGCCAGCGCAAAGGCGTCCGACATGCTGGCCACATCATGCCGGATCGACGAAGTGGCCACGCCATCGGCGCGGCTCGCTGCCGTCGGCAAGCGGCTCGGCGTCATGCTGGAGGCAGTCAAACTCGTGCGCACGGCGCTCGATGATTTCTATGCGCTGCTGAGCGACGAGCAGAAGGCCCAGTTCGAGGCGATCGGCCCAAGGCAGACCTCAAGGCGGACCTCCGTTGCCGACAGGGCAGATATGATGCAGCGGCGCAGCCGCCGATAG
- a CDS encoding enoyl-CoA hydratase-related protein, with product MTANPVLWDLDARGVATVTLNRPEVNNAYDAGLINGVLAAMDELGRKSNLRVVVLKGNGKHFQAGADLKWINGVRPKSAEENEKVSRATFEAVQRLNTLPIPTVALVQGGCFGGGTGVISACDVVIAADNALFSITEVRWGLTAAIIIPQLCDAIGVRQVRRYALTGERFGAVDARRIGLVHEVVPLAELEAAGAKVVEQLLANGPAALAETKALAMESSFGGMAVDDEAYARLVKMHSTRRQTSEASEGLASFAEKRAARWGSA from the coding sequence ATGACTGCCAATCCGGTTTTGTGGGATCTCGACGCGCGCGGCGTCGCCACCGTCACGTTGAACCGTCCCGAGGTGAACAATGCCTATGACGCCGGGCTGATCAACGGCGTGCTCGCGGCGATGGATGAACTTGGCAGGAAGTCCAATCTCCGCGTCGTGGTGCTGAAGGGCAACGGTAAGCATTTCCAGGCCGGCGCCGACCTGAAATGGATCAACGGCGTGCGACCGAAATCGGCGGAAGAAAACGAAAAAGTGTCGCGCGCGACGTTCGAGGCCGTGCAGCGGCTGAATACGCTGCCGATCCCGACGGTGGCGCTGGTGCAGGGCGGCTGCTTCGGCGGCGGCACCGGCGTGATCTCGGCGTGTGACGTGGTGATCGCCGCCGACAATGCACTGTTCTCGATCACCGAGGTGCGCTGGGGGCTGACGGCTGCCATCATCATCCCGCAACTCTGCGACGCCATCGGCGTCCGGCAGGTCCGCCGCTACGCGCTGACCGGTGAACGTTTCGGCGCGGTTGATGCGCGGCGCATCGGCCTGGTGCACGAGGTGGTGCCGCTCGCGGAGCTGGAGGCTGCAGGGGCGAAAGTCGTGGAGCAGTTGCTCGCCAACGGTCCCGCGGCGCTCGCGGAAACCAAGGCGCTTGCGATGGAAAGTTCGTTCGGCGGAATGGCTGTGGATGACGAGGCCTATGCGCGGCTGGTGAAGATGCATTCGACGCGGCGGCAGACCAGCGAGGCGTCGGAAGGACTGGCGTCGTTTGCAGAGAAGCGGGCGGCGAGGTGGGGCAGTGCATAG
- a CDS encoding aspartate dehydrogenase, which yields MTFLAGVSDLPSKNIAIAGLGEIGKTVARKLALGLPGLALAAITTRDQAKANAWLDHEGISCPLVSLDELPAHADLVVECAPAAILDQICRPMLRAGKQVMVLSSSALLPRPDLIDLARAHGGQIIVPTGALIGFDAVSAAAEGTIHSVQMITRKPPGGLAGAPYLVENGISMEGVESAFCVFKGSARDAAAAFPANVNVVAALSLAGIGPDRTTIEIWADPAVTRNCHQIRVDSDSASFAMSIENIPSENPKTGRITALSVIAALRKLTSPLQVGT from the coding sequence ATGACGTTTCTTGCAGGAGTATCGGATTTGCCATCAAAAAATATTGCCATTGCCGGGCTGGGAGAGATCGGCAAAACCGTGGCGCGCAAGCTGGCGCTGGGGCTGCCGGGACTTGCTCTCGCGGCAATCACGACAAGGGATCAGGCGAAGGCGAATGCGTGGCTTGACCACGAAGGTATCTCCTGTCCGCTGGTCTCGCTCGACGAACTGCCCGCTCACGCCGACCTCGTTGTCGAATGCGCACCGGCTGCGATCCTGGATCAGATCTGCCGGCCGATGCTGCGCGCCGGCAAGCAGGTCATGGTGCTCAGCTCCAGTGCGCTGCTGCCCCGTCCCGATCTGATCGATCTTGCCCGCGCACATGGCGGCCAGATCATCGTGCCGACCGGCGCCTTGATCGGCTTCGATGCGGTATCGGCCGCCGCCGAAGGCACCATCCATTCGGTGCAGATGATCACGCGCAAGCCGCCCGGCGGTCTCGCCGGCGCGCCCTATCTCGTCGAGAACGGGATTTCCATGGAGGGGGTGGAATCTGCCTTCTGCGTGTTCAAGGGCTCGGCGCGCGATGCTGCCGCGGCCTTTCCGGCCAACGTCAATGTGGTGGCGGCGCTGTCGCTCGCGGGCATCGGCCCCGATCGCACGACGATCGAAATCTGGGCCGATCCGGCGGTGACGCGGAACTGTCACCAGATCAGGGTCGATTCCGACTCGGCCTCGTTTGCAATGTCGATCGAGAATATCCCATCGGAAAACCCGAAGACGGGCCGCATCACGGCGCTCTCGGTGATTGCAGCGCTGCGCAAGCTGACTTCGCCGCTGCAGGTCGGAACCTGA
- a CDS encoding FAD-dependent oxidoreductase: MPAKTITEPVRQIPIYGEYEVAVLGGGPAGIAAAVAAARAGCRTLLIERYGFLGGMGTAAGVTNFCGLHANVHGEMHRVVQGIATDLLARIDRLDGLNAPHLILGKIFAQAYDTAAYKIAADDLLAAHKVDILFHALGAGVMMDDETRIHALMVETKAGRQAVCADIFIDCSGDGDLAAWAGAPFEVGDNAGSMLCPSMMFRLNGIDPEKAGDAWRTIPALMEKAEAAGTHRFPRKTAIVRPQRSAIEWRVNFTQLAREDGTAVSGIDPDQMTRGEIEGRRQALQAYEFLRTVPGFEKSYIVDLPPQLGIRETRRVIGGYMLSGEDVLGCASFDDSIGVNGWPMEQHVAGDVTFTFPPIPESRGFNELPYRMLVPEGIDNLLVAGRCASMTHDGQSAARVSGACFAMGEAAGSAAALALSGNTIPRDIAVENLQQMLKQQGAFIGRDQPVPEGL; encoded by the coding sequence TTGCCCGCCAAAACCATCACCGAACCCGTGCGCCAAATTCCGATCTACGGCGAATATGAAGTCGCCGTCCTCGGTGGCGGACCGGCGGGCATCGCCGCGGCGGTCGCTGCCGCGCGCGCCGGCTGCCGCACGCTCCTGATCGAGCGCTACGGCTTTCTCGGCGGCATGGGTACGGCCGCCGGCGTGACGAATTTCTGCGGGCTGCATGCCAATGTCCATGGCGAGATGCATCGGGTGGTGCAGGGCATCGCCACCGACCTGCTCGCGCGGATCGACCGGCTCGATGGGCTGAACGCGCCGCACCTCATCCTCGGCAAGATTTTTGCGCAGGCCTACGACACCGCGGCCTACAAGATCGCAGCCGACGATCTGCTGGCCGCGCACAAGGTCGACATTCTCTTTCATGCGCTCGGCGCGGGCGTGATGATGGACGATGAGACGCGCATCCATGCGCTGATGGTTGAGACCAAGGCCGGACGTCAGGCGGTGTGCGCGGATATCTTCATCGACTGCTCGGGCGATGGCGATCTCGCGGCCTGGGCGGGTGCGCCGTTTGAAGTCGGCGACAATGCCGGCAGCATGCTCTGCCCCTCGATGATGTTCCGCCTCAACGGCATCGACCCCGAAAAGGCAGGCGACGCCTGGCGGACCATTCCGGCGCTGATGGAAAAGGCGGAAGCCGCGGGCACGCATCGGTTTCCGCGCAAGACCGCGATCGTGCGGCCGCAACGGTCAGCGATCGAATGGCGGGTGAATTTTACTCAGCTAGCTCGCGAGGACGGCACGGCCGTCAGCGGGATCGACCCCGACCAGATGACGCGTGGCGAGATCGAGGGGCGGCGACAGGCCCTCCAGGCGTACGAATTCCTGCGCACGGTGCCAGGTTTTGAAAAATCCTACATCGTCGATCTGCCGCCGCAGCTTGGCATCCGCGAGACGCGACGCGTGATCGGCGGCTATATGCTGTCGGGCGAGGACGTACTCGGCTGCGCCTCGTTCGACGACTCCATCGGCGTCAATGGCTGGCCGATGGAACAGCATGTCGCTGGCGACGTGACCTTCACGTTTCCGCCGATCCCGGAATCCCGCGGCTTCAACGAATTGCCGTATCGCATGCTGGTGCCCGAAGGCATAGACAATCTGCTGGTGGCCGGCCGCTGCGCCTCGATGACCCATGACGGCCAGTCGGCAGCGCGGGTTTCGGGTGCCTGCTTTGCGATGGGGGAGGCGGCAGGTTCGGCAGCGGCGCTGGCGTTGTCCGGGAATACGATTCCGCGCGACATTGCGGTTGAAAATTTGCAACAGATGCTAAAACAACAGGGCGCGTTCATTGGGCGGGATCAACCCGTGCCCGAAGGCCTGTAA
- a CDS encoding ABC transporter substrate-binding protein: MTKFARFALAGLLAISAAGIARADDAQKAKIGVLRLSSSAPVFIAQDKGYFREAGLDIELKFFDAAQPIAVATTSGDVDFGITAFTAGLYNLAGKGTLKVIGGMSREKAGYPLIGYFASNNAYAAGLKTPKDLAGKRIAVTQVGSSFHYSLGLLADKYGFKLADVKVLPLQSLSNAAAALKGETVDAALLPISTARSLVDSGGAKFLGWVGDETPWQLGAVFAAPKTLTNNALVTKLLAALVRADREYHDVILASVKGGKAEINDKTKPLLEIIAKYTNLPVEQVVGNCAYIDPDGRLDVKNVANQIAWLQEQGFVDKGFAADAIIAKEYVKAD, encoded by the coding sequence ATGACGAAGTTTGCACGGTTCGCGCTGGCGGGCCTGTTGGCGATTTCAGCGGCTGGGATCGCGCGGGCCGATGACGCGCAAAAGGCAAAGATCGGCGTGCTGCGGTTGTCGTCCTCGGCGCCGGTGTTCATCGCGCAGGACAAGGGCTATTTCCGCGAAGCAGGCCTCGATATCGAATTGAAGTTCTTCGACGCGGCGCAGCCGATCGCGGTGGCGACGACGTCGGGCGATGTCGATTTCGGCATCACGGCGTTCACCGCCGGGCTCTACAATCTCGCCGGCAAGGGCACGCTGAAAGTGATCGGCGGCATGAGCCGCGAGAAGGCGGGCTATCCGCTGATCGGCTACTTCGCCAGCAACAACGCCTATGCCGCCGGCCTGAAGACGCCGAAGGACCTTGCGGGCAAGCGCATCGCGGTGACGCAGGTCGGCTCCAGCTTTCATTATTCGCTGGGGCTGCTCGCCGACAAATACGGCTTCAAGCTGGCGGACGTGAAAGTGCTGCCGCTGCAGTCGCTGTCGAATGCCGCAGCCGCGCTCAAGGGCGAAACCGTCGATGCCGCATTGCTGCCGATCTCGACCGCGCGGTCGCTGGTGGATTCCGGCGGAGCCAAGTTCCTCGGCTGGGTCGGCGACGAGACGCCGTGGCAGTTGGGAGCCGTGTTTGCCGCGCCGAAGACGCTGACCAACAATGCGCTGGTGACCAAGCTCCTCGCCGCATTGGTGCGCGCCGACCGCGAGTATCACGACGTGATCCTGGCCTCCGTGAAGGGCGGCAAGGCCGAGATCAACGACAAGACAAAGCCGCTACTGGAAATCATCGCCAAATACACCAATCTGCCGGTGGAGCAGGTGGTCGGCAATTGCGCCTATATCGACCCCGACGGCAGGCTCGACGTCAAGAACGTCGCCAACCAGATCGCGTGGCTGCAGGAGCAGGGCTTTGTCGACAAGGGCTTTGCGGCGGACGCGATCATCGCGAAGGAATATGTGAAGGCGGATTGA
- a CDS encoding ABC transporter ATP-binding protein, whose amino-acid sequence MDLIADQITHRFGALDVLDRVSFTVASGEVVAIVGPSGCGKSTLLSILGGLLRPREGRAELRGAPPADSLNPLTFVFQDFALLPWCTVEANVEFPLVHTTLDAATRRAVVDDALRRTGLSDFRGAYPKQLSGGMRQRVGIARALAVRPAILLMDEPLSALDSQTRELLMEDFIRLLADGTMGAIYVTHNLEEAVRLADRIVVLSRRPGRVRKIVEIPMTRAERGAIDARGKLLALQNDLWSLIREQAIDAEREVQHA is encoded by the coding sequence ATGGACCTGATAGCCGACCAGATCACCCACCGCTTCGGCGCGCTCGACGTGCTCGATCGCGTGTCGTTCACGGTCGCCTCCGGCGAAGTGGTCGCGATCGTGGGGCCTTCCGGCTGCGGCAAGAGCACGCTGCTGTCGATCCTTGGCGGGCTGCTGCGCCCGCGCGAGGGACGGGCAGAGCTGCGCGGCGCGCCGCCGGCCGACAGCCTCAACCCGCTGACCTTCGTGTTCCAGGATTTTGCATTGCTGCCATGGTGCACGGTGGAAGCGAACGTCGAATTTCCGCTGGTTCATACTACGCTTGATGCCGCCACGCGCCGCGCTGTCGTCGATGACGCGCTGCGCCGCACAGGCTTGTCCGATTTTCGCGGCGCCTATCCAAAGCAGTTGTCGGGCGGCATGCGTCAGCGTGTAGGCATTGCGCGGGCGCTCGCGGTGCGGCCGGCGATCCTGTTGATGGATGAGCCGCTGTCGGCGCTCGATTCGCAAACCCGCGAGTTGCTGATGGAAGATTTCATTCGCCTGCTGGCCGACGGCACGATGGGCGCGATCTATGTTACGCATAATCTGGAAGAAGCGGTGCGGCTCGCCGATCGCATCGTGGTGCTGTCGCGCCGTCCCGGCCGCGTCCGGAAAATCGTCGAAATCCCGATGACGCGCGCCGAGCGCGGCGCGATCGACGCGCGCGGCAAGTTGCTGGCGCTGCAGAACGATCTGTGGTCGCTGATCCGCGAGCAGGCGATCGATGCCGAGCGCGAGGTCCAGCATGCTTGA